CTTCGCGCCTTTCATGACACGGTGCTGGAACAGGGCGCGGTGCCGCTGGATGTGCTCGAGGCACATGTGGCGGCTTGGATAGAAGCGCAGCGCGCAGATGATGAGGGCTAGGACTCCCTTATCCGCTATCGCTGGCATAGTGGGTGTGATGCGTTCCGATGCTAAGCTGACCTTCAATCCTTAACCAAGGATGCACCTAGCAGAAAGTCGTATTACCTCTGTTGCCTTCTGCTGCTAGCATGGTGCTTCCAGCGGCGGTGGGTATGATATGGAAGTTGAGGAAGTCCGGTCTTTTCTGGCGCAGTTTTCGCCTTTTGGCGCGCTTGAGGGTGCCGTTCTGTCGTATCTCTCAACCAAAATCCATATTCGCTATTTTCGCAGTGGCAGCACCCTTGTCGAGGCCGATGCGCCCAATCAGCTTTTTAGCATTGTCCGCTCCGGCGCGGTTGAGCTGCGTATTGGCGGGACCGAGTTGAACCATCGCCTGGGTGAGGGCCAGTGCTTTGGCTATCCCTCGCTACTGCGCGGGGACCGGACGCGCAATCAGGTGGTCGCGCTGGAGGATACGCTGGTTTACCAGCTTGATGCGGACGATTTTCTTGCGCTGCATAACGAGCACCAGGCGGTGCAGGATTTCTTCCATAGCGATGAAACCCAGCGGTTGCGGAAAGCGGTTGAGGCGTTGCGATCTGACAATGAGGGCAAGGCGAGCCAGCCGATGCTGGGCGTACCGGTGCGTAACCTGTTGCGACGCACGGAGGTCGCAACCGGAGGCCCGGTAATGAGTATTGCCGATTGCGCCGCGATCATGCTGGAGCAGAATGTCTCGACCCTGCCGATTTGTGATCATGGCAGGCTGGTGGGGATTATCACTGACAAGGATTTGCGCCGCCGGGTGGTGGCCAAGCAGTTGGCCTATGATCGCCCGGTCAGCGAAATCATGACGCTTGATCCGATGACGATCAGCGGTGCGGAGCAGGCGCTGTCGGCCAAGCTGATTATGTCGCGCTATGATATTCATCATCTTCCCGTGACCAATGATGCGGGCGCGATTATCGGGGTGCTAAGCGCCAATGATCTGCTCACAAGGCTGGGCATGAACGCGCTGCATGTGGTTTCCGAGATTAACGCCGCCGCTGATCCCGCCGCGGTCGCCCAAGCGGCGAAGAAATTGACGCAGGTGATTGTCCATCTCGTCGATAGCGGTGTCGATGCCGACCATATTGCGCGCTTTGTCTCGGCAATTGGCGAGGCAGCGCATAAGCGGTTGATTGAACTCGCCGAAGCAGCACTTGGCCCGCCACCGATTCCCTATGCGCTGGTGGTGTTTGGCTCATTGGCGCGCTCGGAGCAGGCGGGCGGATCGGATCAGGACAATGGCTTCATCCTCGACGACAGCTATGATGAAGCCCAGCATGGCGAATATTTCGCGGCATTGGCGCAACGGCTATGCGACGGGTTGAACAGTGCGGGCTATATTTATTGCCCCGGCGATATCATGGCGACCAATGACAAATGGCGCCAACCGCTGAAAAACTGGCTGGCGCGCTATCGGCGATGGATTGAAACGCCCGATCCCGACAACGTCCTTAACACCACGATATTCTTTGATATGCGCTGTGTTTCCGGCGAGGCAAAGCTGGTTGACACATTGCGCGAGCAGGTGCTGAGCTGGAGCAAGGCGAACCGGATATTCGTCTCCTTTATCGCCCGCGCCGCCGCGACGACGCGCATTCCTTTAGGCTTTTTCCGCAACTTCCTGCTCGAACATGATGAGCAGGAAGGTAATGCGCTTGACCTCAAGCATCAGGCAATTGCGCCGCTCGTCGATATTGGCCGGGTGCATGCGCTGGCGGCGGGATTGAGTCCGATATCCACCATCAACCGGCTGAGTGCAGCATGCGATGCTGACCAGATTAGCGGCGAGGGCAGCGCCGATCTTGCCGATTGCTTTGAGTTTGTCCGTGAAACCCGCTTCCGGCATCAGGCGCGGCAGATCAAGGCGGGCAAAGCGCCGACCAACAATCTTAATCCCGAGACGCTTTCCAGCTTTGAACGCGAGCATCTGAAAGACGCTTTCCGCCTCATCAAAACCCATCTTGAGAATATCAGCCGCCGCCATGCCGGGGGCATTAGTTGAGCCTTGCCGGGTCTTTGGGGCTGCCCGGCTGGCTGGCCGAGCCTTTATGGCAGCGGCAATGGAAAAAAGTGGTGGCTGAAGCAAAGGGCACCGCGATGCAAGGCTATTATGCCGCGCCGCAGCTCGCGCCGGATACGCCCTTGGGCGACGTGTCGATTATAGCGCTGGATTTTGAAAGCGATGGACTGGCTGAGGATGCGGCGCTGCTGGAGGTGGGATGGGTAACGCTGCGCAGCGGCGGCATTGCTCTCTCCGGCGCACGCAGACGGCGCATCCATGTCACCAAGGGGCTCGAAGCAAAAGCAGTGACCATCCACCAGATTACCGACAGTGCCGCCGCTGAAGGCGCGCCCGAGGCCGAGGTGCTGGGTGAATTGCTGGAGGCGCTGAATGGTGCGGTGGTGCTGGCGCATTTCGCGCAGATTGAGGCGCAATTTCTCAACACCGCCTGCCAACGGCAATTTGGTGTGCCGTTTCTTGGACGCTTCATCTGTACCAAACATCTGGAAGAACACTGGTTTCCGAAAGTGCGCGCCGCTGACGGGCTGCGTCTCGGCAAGCTGCGGGCCCAATATGGCCTGCCCTGGTATCGCGCGCATGACGGCCTGACCGATGCGATCGCCTGTGCCGAGCTGTTCCTGGCGCAATTGGCGCGCAAGGATGCGCCTTCGCTTACACTGGGTGATGTGCTGTGTCCGATGTGATCTAACCTGGATCAGGAACGTGTCATTGCGAGGAGCGAAGCGACGCGGCAATCCAGAGCAGCGCGACATGCCCTAGATTGCTTCGCTTCGCTCGCAATGACGAGACCATATTTAGTTTGCGCCAATCTCTAATACCAAAGTCGCGCTATCAAAATCCGTCTCCTGCTTTAGCTTTGGGCAAAATCAGGGGAAACCGCCCTGATCAGGACACGAGAAGGGGAGGTTCCAATGTCTGACAATGAAGGTGAAACCACTAAGGCGGAACAGGCCTATTGGAAGGAGAATATCCGTCTGTTGGTCACGCTTATGGCGATATGGTTCCTCGTCTCTTTCGGCGCAGGGATATTGTTCCGGCCGTTTCTCGATCAATTCGCGCTGGGCGGATATCCGCTCGGTTTCTGGTTTGCGCAACAGGGGTCGATCTATGTCTTTATCGGCCTGATCTTCTTCTACACCGTCCGTATGAAGCAGATCGAACGCAAATATGATCTGGACGATTGAGGGAGGCTGAGATGGATACCCAAACGCTAATCTACATCTTTGTCGGCGTCTCTTTCGCGCTCTATATCGGCATCGCCGTATGGAGCCGCGCCGGATCGACCAAAGAGTTTTATGTTGCCGGCGGCGGCGTCAATCCGGTGGTCAATGGCATGGCCACAGCAGCCGACTGGATGAGCGCGGCGAGCTTTATCTCGATGGCGGGGCTCATTGCTTTTCTCGGCTATGACGGCTCGGTCTATCTCATGGGCTGGACCGGCGGTTATGTCATGCTGGCGTTGCTGCTCGCACCCTATTTGCGCAAATTCGGCCAGTTCACCGTGCCTGATTTTATCGGCACGCGTTACTATTCCAAGGTCGCGCGTGTGGTCGCGGTGATCTGCCTGATCATGATCAGCTTCACCTATATTGCCGGCCAGATGCGCGGTGTCGGGATTGTGTTCTCGCGCTTTCTCGATGTCGACATTACCATGGGCGTGATCATCGGCATGGCGATTGTGTTCGTCTATGCGGTTCTCGGCGGCATGAAGGGCATCACCTATACCCAGGTCGCGCAATTCTGCGTGCTGATCTTCGCCTATATGGTTCCGGCCTTCTTCATCAGCTTCCTGATCACCGGCAACCCGATCCCGCAAATCGGCTTGGGTTCGCAGGTCAATGATGGCTCGGGGATGTATGTGCTGCAAAAGCTCGACATGGTGTTACAGGACTTGGGTTTCGGGGCCTATACTGAGGGATCGAAATCGACCATCGACATATTCTGCATCACCATGGCGCTGATGGTCGGCACCGCGGGTTTGCCGCATGTGATCGTGCGTTTCTTCACTGTGCCCAAGGCTTCGGATGCACGCAAATCAGCAGGCTGGGCGCTGGTATTCATCGCCCTGCTCTACACCACGGCGCCGGCTGTGGGTGCCTTTGCCCGGCTGAACTTCGTCGATACCGTCAACAATGTGGAATATAGCGAGAGCGCCGAATGGTTCCGCAATTGGGAGGCCAACAGCCTGATCGTCTGGCAGGACAAAAATGGCGACGGGGTGATGACCTATAGCTCTGGCGATGCGTTTGAAGGCAAGCCGGAATTTACCGGCGAGACCGGTGCCAATGGCGAGCGGCTGGTATCCAATACCAGCAATGCCGACAGCACCAATGAGGTCTATGTTGACCGCGATATCATGGTGCTGGCCAATCCGGAGATTGCCGATCTGCCCGGATGGGTGGTGGCGCTGGTCGCCGCTGGTGGTCTGGCCGCGGCACTGTCGACCGCAGCGGGTCTGTTGCTGGTGATCTCGTCATCGATCAGCCATGACCTGCTCAAATCGACCTTCGCACCGCAAATCAGCGAGAAGGGCGAGCTGCTGGCCGCGCGTGTCGCGGCGACGGCGGCGATATTGGTCGCGGGCTATCTCGGCATCTATCCGCCGGGATGGGTGGCGCAGGTCGTGGCCTTTGCCTTTGGTCTGGCAGCAGCCTCGCTGTTTCCGGCGATCTTCATGGGCATCTTCTGGAAGTTCATGAACAAGGAAGGCGCGATTGCCGGGATGATCAGCGGTCTGGTCTTCACCTTTGGCTATATCGTCTACTTCAAGTTCGTGGTGTCGCCCGATGCGAATGTCGCGGCCAACTGGTTGTTTGGCATCTCGCCTGAAGGCATTGGTGTGATCGGTATGCTGATCAACTTCGGTGTAGCGATAATCGTCTCGAAGGTCACGACATCGCCACCGATCGAAATCCGCCAGCTGGTGGACTCGATCAGAGTGCCCCGCGGTGCAGGAGACGCCGCTGCGCACTAAGCGGATGACAGCTTCCCGGTCTCTCCCGGGGTCGCAGGAGGAAAGGGGCATCTTCGGGTGCCCCTTTTCTTTATGCCGCAGAAAGACTAGGCTTGCCGCCATTATCGGCACCAGCGTCACAGCAAAGAAGCGCGGGCCGACAGGGGATAGGAGCTGGGAAGGATAGATGGCATGATCCTGGTGATCGCGCTGCTGCTGACGGCGGTCTATGTCGCCCTGCTCTTCTGGGTGGCGCATCGCGAAGACCGCAACGCCACAGAAGCGCCACGCGGCATCGCCTATGTGCATGCGCTTGCTATCGGCGTCTATTGCACCAGCTGGACCTTTTTCGGCGCGGTGGGTTCCGCCGCAGTTTCCGGCTGGCAATTTCTGCCGATCTATTTCGGGCCGATCCTGCTGTTTACCTTGGGCTATGGCCTGTTGCGACAAACACTGCGCGTCGCCAAGGCGCAGCACAGCACCTCCATCGCCGATTTTCTCGCCGCGCGCTATGGTAAGAGCCCGATTGTTGCAGCAACGGTAACGCTGATAGCCGCTATTGGCGCGCTGCCTTATATGGCGCTGCAATTGAAATCGGTTGGCGACGCTATGACGGCTCTGGCACCGCAATTGCTGAGCACCGACAGTCTGGTCTTTGCGGTGACCATTAGCATGGCGATGTTCGCTATATTGTTCGGCACCCGCCGGGCGCATATCAGCGATCAGAATCGCGGCCTTGTGGCAGCCATAGCGATTGAATCGGTCGTCAAACTGCTTGCTTTGGTGGCTATGGGGGTCTTTGCATTATGGCTGTTGCTGCCGGACAGCGCAGCCGACACTGCAAATGCCGGAAATGCGCCCCTATTTTCGGACGTTTTCAATCTCGGCCAGATTGATGCGCGTTTTGTGGTGCTGACGGTGATTGCCGCATCGGCGGCGCTGTGCCTGCCACGTCAGTTCCATATGACGATTGTTGAGGCTCCTAATGAGGGCTCACACCAGCCGATGCGTTGGGTCTTCCCGGCCTATCTGCTGCTGATCAGTCTGGCGGTCATTCCCGTGACCATGGCTGGGCTGACCTTACTGCCCAATGCCATGGCCGCGCCGGATATGATCATGATGACATTGCCGCTGGCTGAAGGCGCCGATGCGATGGCGGTGTTTGTTTTCCTCGGCGGCATATCGGCAGCAACCGGGATGATTATCGTCTCCACCGTGGCGCTATCGGGGATGATCGCCAATGATCTGGTGCTGCCGGTGATGCTGCGCTCGGTCGCCGACGGTAATCGCCGCGCCAGCCGCATTGCCACACTGGTGCAACCTTTGCGGCGCATTATCATGGTCGGCTTGCTGACGCTGGCCTATGGCTATTATCTGGTGGTGCAGGAAGGCGCATTGCTGGCCAGCCTCGGCACATTGTCTTTCGCACTGGTGACGCAATTTGTCCCCGGACTGGTGGGCGGGCTGGTCTGGCGCGGTGGCAAAAGACAGGGGATGTTGGCCGGGCTCGCAGCAGGCTTTGGCGGATGGCTGATGCTGTTGCTGCTACCCTCGCTCAATGGCGGCATCCCGGCCTTTTCCATTCACCCCGATCCACTGGTCTCCGGCGTCGTCCTTGCCACGAGCTTGAACGTTGCGCTCTATATCACCGTGTCGCTGCTGGCGCGCGATACAGTGGTGGATCGCGCCCAGGCGACCGCCTTCGCAACCGGGCTGGATATTCCCGAAGCGCTTGCCACCCAATCACAGCTTCGCGTTGCCGATATCCGGCTGTTGCTGCGTCAGTTTATCGGGCCGCAGCGTACCCATGATGTCCTCTCTGCCATGCGCGATGCCAATGGGCTGTTCTATGCCGACCGTGACCCCGCCGATGGCCCATTGATCCGTATGGCGGAGCGGCAGATTGCCGGGGTGTTGGGCTCAGCCTCGGCCGCCACTTTCATGCAATCGGTGCGCGATGGTGAACCTATACCACCCGAAGAGGTGCTGGCCCTGCTCGGCGAGACCTCACAAAAGCTGAAATTCAGCGGCGACCTGCTGCAGATTGCGATTGAAAATATTGATCAGGGTGTCGCTCTGGTGGACCGCGATATGCGGCTGGTGGCGTGGAATGAGCGCTATGTCGAGATGTTCGACCTGCCGGACAATCTCGCCGTGGTGGGCCAACCAATTGCGGCACTTATCCGCTTCAATCTTGAACATATTGGCACGGTTGAGGCGGAGATCGCGCGTCAGGTTGAGAAGCGCCTCGATTTCATGCGCCAGGGTACACGGCATTTTCAGGAGCGCGAACAGGGCGATGGTCGCATCTTGCGCATTCAGGGCAATCCCGCGCCCGATGGCGGTTATGTTACCAGCTATACCGATATTACTGCCGACCGCCGCGCCGAGCAGGCGCTTGAGGCGAAGGTTGCCGAGCGGACGCAGCAGCTAACCGAAGCCAATGCCGCGCTTGAACAGGCAACGCAATCCAAAACCCGTTTCCTCGCCGCCGCCAGCCATGATCTGGTGCAGCCGATGAACGCGGCGCGGCTGTTTACCTCGGCGCTGGAAGAGGAAATCCGCCCCGACAATGCGCCCGCCAAAAAGCTGGTGCAGCAAATTGATCACAGCATCTCAATGGCGGACAATTTGCTGCGCACATTGCTCGATATTTCCAAGCTGGATGGCGGCGGTTTGAAGCCCTCGCCGAGCCGCTTCCCGGTCAATCAGCTATTGTCCGATCTGGAGACGCAATTTGCCGAGCGCGCGGCGCAAAAGGGCTTGGCGCTCAAGGTCAAATCCTGTTCGCTCACCCTGCATACCGACAAGGGCATGTTTGTCAGCATCTTGCAGAATCTTGTTTCCAATGCGATCCGCTATACCCAATCGGGCCGGATCATTATCGGCGCACGGCGGCGCGGTGAGCATATTGATATCCAGGTCCATGACACCGGCCCCGGCATCGCCGAAGAGCATCAGGAACTGATCTTTCAGGAGTTTCGCCAACTTCCGGACAATGACGGCAAGAAAGGTGTGGGTCTGGGGCTGGCACTGGCGCAGCGACTGGCTGATCTGCTGGGCAGCGAGATACAGCTCATGTCTGCGCCTGGTAAAGGGAGCTGTTTCTCCATAACCATGCCGGTTGAGGCAGATGCAGAGTCCGCCGCTGAGGAGACAGCGCAGGCAACGCCGCGAAGCGCTGTTCCACAAGCTGCAATATTGTGCATCGACAATGATGAGCATGCGCTCGAAGCCTTGTCCGGACTCCTGAGCCGCTGGGGCTGTCAGGTTGAGACGGCGACACATATTAATGGCCAGATACCGCCCTGCCCCGATCTGCTGATCCTCGATTATCAGCTCGATGATGGCGTTACCGGGGATCAGATCTATACCCATCTGGTCGCACATTGGGATGCGAATCCGCCGGTCATCATGCTGACGGCAGACGATACAGAAACCACAAAACAGCTATGCGCGCAAATGGGCTTTGAACGACAGCTAAAACCCGCCTCCCCGATGGCTCTGCGCGCACTTTTGGGCAGCATGTTGCAGCGGGGGGCTATGCAGGTAAATGAGTCACGGTCTATCGTATCGTCGGCCCCGCGCAGGCGGGGCCAGGGCTTTTCTTGAAAGACTCACGCAAAGACGCGAAGACGCAAAGAAGGTTCCTGTTTGCGCTATCTCTTCGCGGCTTTGCGTCTTCGCGTGGGAATAAAGTAGCCCTGGCCCCGCCTGCGCGGGGCCGACGCAAGGCGAAAACTCTGCCATTTAATCGCTATCCATCGCCAGAGGTGAAGGGCAGGAAGACTTTACGGCATATTCGTCACTGGAAGCGGCACATCAAGTTTCTGGGCAATCAGCACCGCCTGAGTCCGGTTAATCACGCCCAGCTTGCGGAAAATCGCGGTGATATGCGCCTTCACCGTCGCTTCGGAAATATCCATCTGGAACGCGATCTGCTTGTTGAGCAGGCCTTCATTTATCAGCATCAATATGCGTCGCTGCGCCGGGGTAAGGCTGGCCAGTTTGGTGAAATCATCATTATCCGCATCACTGGTTTCGGTGGCAATCGGGAACCAGAAATCGCCTTGCTCCACAGCCGCCAAGGCCCTGCGCATATCCTCCAGCGGCGCGGATTTGGGAATGAAGGCACACGCCCCCAGGCTCTGCGCCGCGTTGCTGACACCCGCTTCCTCACTCGCTGACACAATAGCGATCGGCATCGCCGGGAAATCCTGCCGGAAATCGAGCAAGGCGGTCAGGCCATTGCTGTCGGGCAGATGCACGTCGAGCAATAGCAGGTCACTCGCTGCATCCTCTAGTGCGCTGCGGGCCTGTGCTATCGTCTCCGCCTCGACAATATCCGCATCCGGCCAGACTTTAGACACCGCCTGTGACAAGGCACTGCGGAACAGCGGATGATCATCGGTTATGACGATGCGTGGCATGGGCTTTAGCGGTTCAACCTTCCTTCGATCAGACTATCAACAATGCTGGGGTCCGCCAATGTCGAGGTGTCACCCAGCGAGCCATAATCATTCTCGGCAATCTTGCGCAAGATGCGCCGCATGATCTTGCCGGAACGCGTTTTCGGCAGACCCGGAGTCAGATGCAGATGGTCGGGCGTCGCAATCGGTCCGATTTCGGTACGTACATGTTTGCGCAGTTCCGCCACCAGCTCGTCTGACGGCTCCTCACCGGCATTGAGCGTGACATAGCAATATATGCCCTGCCCCTTGATATCGTGCGGATAACCAACCACGGCAGCTTCAGCGACTTTGGCGTGCGACACCAAGGCGCTTTCTACCTCGGCAGTGCCCATGCGGTGGCCCGAAACGTTGATGACATCATCGACCCGGCCGGTGATCCAGTAATAGCCGTCCTCATCGCGCTTGCAGCCATCGCCGGTGAAGTATTTGCCTTTATAGGTGCTGAAATAGGTCTGCTCGAAACGCTCATGATCGCCATAAACGCTGCGCGCCTGGCCCGGCCAGCTCGCGATGATGCACAGATTGCCATCGGTCGCGCCTTCCAATACACCACCTTCATTATCCACCAGTTGCGGCTGGATACCGAAGAAAGGCTTGCCTGCACTGCCCGGTTTCATGTCATGCGCGGCAGGCAAGGTGGTAATCATCGTGCCGCCCGTCTCGGTCTGCCACCACGTATCGACAATCGGGCAGCGTCCCTCACCCACGACCTGATGATACCAGCGCCAGGCCTCCGGATTAATCGGTTCACCAACTGTGCCCAATAGCCGCAACGAAGACCGATCATGCGCTTTCACCGGCTCATCGCCCTCACGCATCAACGCACGGATAGCCGTAGGGGCAGTGTAGAAGATATTGACCTGATATTTCTCGATTACCTGCCAGAAACGGCTGAAATCGGGATAGTTGGGTACGCCTTCAAACATCACCTCGGTGGCGCCGTTGAGCAACGGGCCGTAGACGATATAGCTGTGACCGGTGACCCAGCCGATATCGGCGCTGCACCAGAAAACTTCACCCGGCTGATAATCAAAGACATAATGAAATGTCGTCGCCGTCCAGACGGCATAGCCGCCAGTGGTGTGCAACACACCCTTGGGCTTGCCGGTGGAGCCAGAGGTGTAAAGGATGAACAGCGGGTCTTCCGCCGCCATAGGCTCGCACGCGCAGTCATTGGAAACAGTCGCTGCCAGCTTATGATACCAATGGTCGCGGCCTTGCACCATCGCGATATCGGCGCCGACATGGTTGACCACCAGAACGCCATCCAGCGGCGTTTCGTGATCGGGCTCATCAATTGCGGCATCGACATTGGCCTTTAGCGGCACGGTCTTGCCACCACGCAGACCAGCATCGGCGGTGATGACAAAACGGCTGCCACAATCCTCAATCCGACCGGCCAATGCCTCGGGCGAGAACCCGCCGAACACAACCGAATGGATCGCGCCAATACGTGCACAGGCGAGCATCGCCATCGCACCTTCTGGGATCATTGGCATATAGATGGTAACGCGGTCACCTTTTTTGACGCCCATGGCTTTCAGGCAATTTGCCATTTTGCTGACTTCGCTGAGCAATTCGGCATAGGTCAGTTTGCGCGCTTCACTATTGGGATCGTCAGGCTCAAAAATCAGCGCGGTGACATCGCCTTTCCCGGCCGCAACATGGCGGTCCAGCGCGTTGTGGCAGATATTCAGCACGCCATCTTCAAACCATTTGATATCTACCGGATCATAGTCCCAGTTACTGATC
The sequence above is drawn from the Parasphingorhabdus sp. SCSIO 66989 genome and encodes:
- the acs gene encoding acetate--CoA ligase encodes the protein MAADQSAKTGADIVPAPPQANTHCTAADYDRLYAQSVSDPDAFWGTQAERIDWMTPPTVISNWDYDPVDIKWFEDGVLNICHNALDRHVAAGKGDVTALIFEPDDPNSEARKLTYAELLSEVSKMANCLKAMGVKKGDRVTIYMPMIPEGAMAMLACARIGAIHSVVFGGFSPEALAGRIEDCGSRFVITADAGLRGGKTVPLKANVDAAIDEPDHETPLDGVLVVNHVGADIAMVQGRDHWYHKLAATVSNDCACEPMAAEDPLFILYTSGSTGKPKGVLHTTGGYAVWTATTFHYVFDYQPGEVFWCSADIGWVTGHSYIVYGPLLNGATEVMFEGVPNYPDFSRFWQVIEKYQVNIFYTAPTAIRALMREGDEPVKAHDRSSLRLLGTVGEPINPEAWRWYHQVVGEGRCPIVDTWWQTETGGTMITTLPAAHDMKPGSAGKPFFGIQPQLVDNEGGVLEGATDGNLCIIASWPGQARSVYGDHERFEQTYFSTYKGKYFTGDGCKRDEDGYYWITGRVDDVINVSGHRMGTAEVESALVSHAKVAEAAVVGYPHDIKGQGIYCYVTLNAGEEPSDELVAELRKHVRTEIGPIATPDHLHLTPGLPKTRSGKIMRRILRKIAENDYGSLGDTSTLADPSIVDSLIEGRLNR
- a CDS encoding sodium:solute symporter family protein, coding for MDTQTLIYIFVGVSFALYIGIAVWSRAGSTKEFYVAGGGVNPVVNGMATAADWMSAASFISMAGLIAFLGYDGSVYLMGWTGGYVMLALLLAPYLRKFGQFTVPDFIGTRYYSKVARVVAVICLIMISFTYIAGQMRGVGIVFSRFLDVDITMGVIIGMAIVFVYAVLGGMKGITYTQVAQFCVLIFAYMVPAFFISFLITGNPIPQIGLGSQVNDGSGMYVLQKLDMVLQDLGFGAYTEGSKSTIDIFCITMALMVGTAGLPHVIVRFFTVPKASDARKSAGWALVFIALLYTTAPAVGAFARLNFVDTVNNVEYSESAEWFRNWEANSLIVWQDKNGDGVMTYSSGDAFEGKPEFTGETGANGERLVSNTSNADSTNEVYVDRDIMVLANPEIADLPGWVVALVAAGGLAAALSTAAGLLLVISSSISHDLLKSTFAPQISEKGELLAARVAATAAILVAGYLGIYPPGWVAQVVAFAFGLAAASLFPAIFMGIFWKFMNKEGAIAGMISGLVFTFGYIVYFKFVVSPDANVAANWLFGISPEGIGVIGMLINFGVAIIVSKVTTSPPIEIRQLVDSIRVPRGAGDAAAH
- a CDS encoding DUF4212 domain-containing protein, encoding MSDNEGETTKAEQAYWKENIRLLVTLMAIWFLVSFGAGILFRPFLDQFALGGYPLGFWFAQQGSIYVFIGLIFFYTVRMKQIERKYDLDD
- a CDS encoding response regulator transcription factor — protein: MPRIVITDDHPLFRSALSQAVSKVWPDADIVEAETIAQARSALEDAASDLLLLDVHLPDSNGLTALLDFRQDFPAMPIAIVSASEEAGVSNAAQSLGACAFIPKSAPLEDMRRALAAVEQGDFWFPIATETSDADNDDFTKLASLTPAQRRILMLINEGLLNKQIAFQMDISEATVKAHITAIFRKLGVINRTQAVLIAQKLDVPLPVTNMP
- a CDS encoding hybrid sensor histidine kinase/response regulator, yielding MILVIALLLTAVYVALLFWVAHREDRNATEAPRGIAYVHALAIGVYCTSWTFFGAVGSAAVSGWQFLPIYFGPILLFTLGYGLLRQTLRVAKAQHSTSIADFLAARYGKSPIVAATVTLIAAIGALPYMALQLKSVGDAMTALAPQLLSTDSLVFAVTISMAMFAILFGTRRAHISDQNRGLVAAIAIESVVKLLALVAMGVFALWLLLPDSAADTANAGNAPLFSDVFNLGQIDARFVVLTVIAASAALCLPRQFHMTIVEAPNEGSHQPMRWVFPAYLLLISLAVIPVTMAGLTLLPNAMAAPDMIMMTLPLAEGADAMAVFVFLGGISAATGMIIVSTVALSGMIANDLVLPVMLRSVADGNRRASRIATLVQPLRRIIMVGLLTLAYGYYLVVQEGALLASLGTLSFALVTQFVPGLVGGLVWRGGKRQGMLAGLAAGFGGWLMLLLLPSLNGGIPAFSIHPDPLVSGVVLATSLNVALYITVSLLARDTVVDRAQATAFATGLDIPEALATQSQLRVADIRLLLRQFIGPQRTHDVLSAMRDANGLFYADRDPADGPLIRMAERQIAGVLGSASAATFMQSVRDGEPIPPEEVLALLGETSQKLKFSGDLLQIAIENIDQGVALVDRDMRLVAWNERYVEMFDLPDNLAVVGQPIAALIRFNLEHIGTVEAEIARQVEKRLDFMRQGTRHFQEREQGDGRILRIQGNPAPDGGYVTSYTDITADRRAEQALEAKVAERTQQLTEANAALEQATQSKTRFLAAASHDLVQPMNAARLFTSALEEEIRPDNAPAKKLVQQIDHSISMADNLLRTLLDISKLDGGGLKPSPSRFPVNQLLSDLETQFAERAAQKGLALKVKSCSLTLHTDKGMFVSILQNLVSNAIRYTQSGRIIIGARRRGEHIDIQVHDTGPGIAEEHQELIFQEFRQLPDNDGKKGVGLGLALAQRLADLLGSEIQLMSAPGKGSCFSITMPVEADAESAAEETAQATPRSAVPQAAILCIDNDEHALEALSGLLSRWGCQVETATHINGQIPPCPDLLILDYQLDDGVTGDQIYTHLVAHWDANPPVIMLTADDTETTKQLCAQMGFERQLKPASPMALRALLGSMLQRGAMQVNESRSIVSSAPRRRGQGFS
- a CDS encoding exonuclease domain-containing protein, which encodes MSLAGSLGLPGWLAEPLWQRQWKKVVAEAKGTAMQGYYAAPQLAPDTPLGDVSIIALDFESDGLAEDAALLEVGWVTLRSGGIALSGARRRRIHVTKGLEAKAVTIHQITDSAAAEGAPEAEVLGELLEALNGAVVLAHFAQIEAQFLNTACQRQFGVPFLGRFICTKHLEEHWFPKVRAADGLRLGKLRAQYGLPWYRAHDGLTDAIACAELFLAQLARKDAPSLTLGDVLCPM
- a CDS encoding DUF294 nucleotidyltransferase-like domain-containing protein is translated as MEVEEVRSFLAQFSPFGALEGAVLSYLSTKIHIRYFRSGSTLVEADAPNQLFSIVRSGAVELRIGGTELNHRLGEGQCFGYPSLLRGDRTRNQVVALEDTLVYQLDADDFLALHNEHQAVQDFFHSDETQRLRKAVEALRSDNEGKASQPMLGVPVRNLLRRTEVATGGPVMSIADCAAIMLEQNVSTLPICDHGRLVGIITDKDLRRRVVAKQLAYDRPVSEIMTLDPMTISGAEQALSAKLIMSRYDIHHLPVTNDAGAIIGVLSANDLLTRLGMNALHVVSEINAAADPAAVAQAAKKLTQVIVHLVDSGVDADHIARFVSAIGEAAHKRLIELAEAALGPPPIPYALVVFGSLARSEQAGGSDQDNGFILDDSYDEAQHGEYFAALAQRLCDGLNSAGYIYCPGDIMATNDKWRQPLKNWLARYRRWIETPDPDNVLNTTIFFDMRCVSGEAKLVDTLREQVLSWSKANRIFVSFIARAAATTRIPLGFFRNFLLEHDEQEGNALDLKHQAIAPLVDIGRVHALAAGLSPISTINRLSAACDADQISGEGSADLADCFEFVRETRFRHQARQIKAGKAPTNNLNPETLSSFEREHLKDAFRLIKTHLENISRRHAGGIS